From Heliomicrobium modesticaldum Ice1, a single genomic window includes:
- the rpsO gene encoding 30S ribosomal protein S15: protein MDSVRKQEIIGKFKQHEKDTGSPEVQIAILTDRINYLTGHLKTHKKDHHSRRGLLKMVGQRRNLLAYLKRTDIERYRKLVTELGLRH, encoded by the coding sequence TTGGACAGTGTGCGCAAGCAAGAGATCATCGGCAAGTTCAAGCAGCATGAAAAAGACACGGGATCTCCGGAAGTGCAGATCGCCATCCTCACGGATCGGATCAACTACCTGACGGGGCACCTGAAAACCCACAAGAAGGACCATCACTCCCGCCGAGGCCTGCTGAAGATGGTTGGTCAGCGCCGGAATCTGTTGGCTTATTTGAAGCGAACCGATATCGAGCGTTATCGCAAGCTTGTGACCGAGCTCGGGCTTCGTCACTAA
- a CDS encoding bifunctional riboflavin kinase/FAD synthetase encodes MKTIVYNGPLDIRYGDVYVALGNFDGVHLGHQKLITEMVKKARASQGTAVVATFHPHPLRLIRPEAAPKLITPMDVKAGLLGRLGVDIVLILPFNPDLAKLSPEEFVQQVLHQDLRAELVLVGFNYSFGRGGKGTPELLWELGHRLGVRVRVIDAVTIAGEPVSSTAVRAALEKGDIERAADLLGYMPILRGPVVPGDQRGRNIGFRTANIELPPEQYLPARGVYAAWVRSVSLSEGILAVVNIGVKPTFGTGLAETVEAHLIDFEGDLYGQTLTLHLLRRMRPEMRFQSPEQLVEQIHRDLQDTRHFFHAQQEHIFANRIIEI; translated from the coding sequence ATGAAAACCATCGTGTACAACGGTCCCCTCGACATTCGCTACGGTGATGTTTATGTAGCACTGGGCAATTTTGACGGCGTCCATCTGGGCCATCAGAAACTGATCACCGAGATGGTGAAAAAGGCGCGGGCCAGCCAAGGAACGGCCGTGGTCGCGACCTTTCACCCCCATCCCCTGCGGTTGATCCGGCCCGAAGCGGCGCCTAAATTGATCACGCCGATGGATGTGAAGGCGGGCCTATTAGGACGCCTCGGTGTCGACATTGTTCTCATCTTGCCCTTTAATCCGGACCTGGCCAAGCTGTCTCCGGAGGAATTCGTGCAGCAGGTGCTCCATCAAGACCTGCGGGCCGAGTTGGTTCTGGTTGGTTTCAACTACAGTTTCGGTCGTGGCGGCAAAGGTACGCCTGAGCTGCTCTGGGAACTGGGTCATCGCCTCGGGGTCCGTGTGCGGGTGATCGACGCCGTGACCATCGCTGGTGAGCCGGTCAGCTCTACGGCTGTACGGGCTGCCCTGGAGAAGGGCGACATTGAGCGGGCCGCCGATCTGCTGGGTTATATGCCGATCCTGCGCGGTCCAGTCGTCCCCGGTGATCAGCGGGGAAGGAACATCGGTTTCCGGACGGCGAACATAGAACTGCCGCCGGAACAGTACCTGCCTGCCCGGGGGGTCTATGCCGCCTGGGTGCGTTCAGTCAGCCTCTCTGAGGGGATTTTGGCGGTTGTCAACATCGGTGTTAAGCCGACCTTTGGCACGGGGTTGGCTGAGACGGTGGAGGCCCACTTGATCGATTTTGAAGGCGATCTGTATGGGCAGACATTGACGCTGCACCTGCTGCGGAGGATGCGTCCCGAGATGCGCTTTCAGAGCCCTGAGCAACTGGTGGAACAGATTCACAGGGACCTCCAAGATACACGGCATTTTTTCCACGCCCAGCAGGAACATATCTTTGCAAACCGGATCATAGAAATCTAA